One part of the Humulus lupulus chromosome 9, drHumLupu1.1, whole genome shotgun sequence genome encodes these proteins:
- the LOC133802068 gene encoding uncharacterized protein LOC133802068: protein MGNLYSSLFSGWCFTTNNPWIDKGRIIVAWNPNMYTVDIRSCSSQFIHCSARATHMTGIFFITFVYGFNDGKLREKLWLDIQALAMKIKEAWIILGDYNEILHQNERAGKKTILKPSLSLRDCMTHCQMEDLKFSGCFYTWTNKQRPEDRIFDHSPILISFYLDVEIGKQPFMYFRMWKEAPSYAIKLCNLWKQPVSGTEMYKVVLKLKRLKQKAKATWVMNGDENTAIFHASLKVRRLQNRIYSIQSEQGNWVDTADGVQRAFLDYYQNLLGTQMPSRRKVSQAIVDLGPGISEEHSRLLSIPFTAQEVKEALFSISGLKAPGPDGYCSFFYQDNWELVGPEVCAVVLDFLTTGKLLKEINATTITLIPKTKCPAKVSDFRQISCCNVLYKIASKMICARLRRVLPDLIAENQGGFVHGRYIGHSIMICQDLVQHYGRKVSKPSCLLKVDLQKAYDTIEWDFIEEMLAAFNKKRNKARRSNVSITVCISGMAESEVNRIIVASGFARSQLPFRYLGIQSALREFHQWNVALF from the exons ATGGGCAACTTATATTCGAGTTTATTTTCTGGTTGGTGTTTCACTACTAATAATCCTTGGATAGACAAAGGAAGAATAATAGTAGCTTGGAATCCGAATATGTATACTGTTGATATTAGAAGCTGTTCTAGTCAATTCATTCACTGTTCTGCTCGAGCCACTCACATGACAGGAATTTTTTTCATTACCTTTGTATATGGATTTAATGATGGAAAATTGAGGGAGAAATTGTGGTTGGATATTCAGGCATTAGCTATGAAGATAAAGGAGGCTTGGATTATCTTGGGGGACTATAATGAAATCTTGCATCAGAATGAGAGAGCTGGAAAGAAGACTATTCTAAAACCTTCCTTGAGCCTCAGAGATTGCATGACTCACTGTCAAATGGAAGATTTGAAGTTTTCTGGGTGTTTTTATACATGGACAAACAAACAAAGGCCTGAGGATC GTATCTTTGATCATAGTCCCATTCTTATTTCATTCTATTTGGATGTGGAAATTGGGAAACAACCATTCATGTATTTTAGAATGTGGAAGGAGGCTCCTTCATATGCAATTAAGCTGTGCAACCTCTGGAAACAACCAGTTTCGGGTACTGAAATGTATAAAGTTGTCCTGAAGTTAAAAAGGCTTAAACAG AAAGCCAAAGCCACTTGGGTGATGAATGGGGATGAAAACACTGCTATTTTCCATGCTTCGTTGAAAGTTAGAAGGCTTCAAAATCGCATCTACTCTATACAATCTGAGCAAGGTAACTGGGTGGATACAGCAGATGGGGTACAGAGAGCTTTTCTAGATTATTATCAGAATTTATTGGGAACTCAAATGCCAAGTAGAAGGAAGGTTTCACAGGCCATTGTTGATTTAGGTCCTGGAATTTCCGAGGAACACTCTAGGTTGTTGTCTATTCCGTTTACCGCACAGGAAGTTAAAGAGGCATTATTCTCCATTTCAGGTCTAAAGGCTCCTGGTCCTGATGGATATTGTAGTTTTTTTTATCAAGATAACTGGGAATTAGTAGGTCCTGAGGTGTGTGCAGTTGTTCTAGATTTCCTAACCACAGGGAAATTACTTAAAGAAATTAATGCTACAACCATCACCCTCATTCCAAAAACCAAATGCCCTGCCAAAGTGAGTGATTTCAGACAAATTTCCTGTTGTAATGTGCTGTATAAAATTGCCTCGAAAATGATATGTGCAAGGTTGAGAAGGGTATTACCAGATTTGATTGCAGAAAACCAAGGAGGATTTGTTCATGGGAGGTACATAGGCCACAGCATCATGATCTGTCAAGACCTTGTGCAACACTATGGAAGGAAAGTCAGTAAGCCAAGTTGTTTGCTTAAAGTTGATCTGCAAAAGGCATATGACACAATAGAGTGGGATTTCATAGAGGAAATGCTTGCTGCTTTCAA CAAAAAGAGGAATAAGGCAAGGAGATCCAATGTCTCCATTACTGTTTGTATTAG TGGTATGGCAGAGTCTGAGGTTAATCGAATCATAGTAGCTTCAGGATTTGCTAGGAGCCAGTTACCATTCAGATATCTTGGTATCCAATCTGCTCTAAGAGAATTTCATCAGTGGAATGTGGCCTTATTTTAG